The Constrictibacter sp. MBR-5 DNA window GGCGCCGCAGGACGCGGCGCCCGCTTCTCCTTACACATTCCGATGAGGCTGCAATGCCCAGGCTCGGCAGCGATGCGATTGCCGCCGTCGTTCTCATCATTCTCGGCATACTCGGCTGGATCGAAGCCAGCAGCTATCCGGAGCAGGCCGGCGTCTGGCCGAAATGGATGCTGGGCGCGCTGATCGCCCTTTCGGTCGTGCTGCTCGTCCAGTCGCTGCTCAAGGGTCGAAAGCCGTCATGACCGCCAGCGATCTCCGCGTCGCCGTCACGGTGGCGCTACTGGCGGGCTATGCGCTGCTGGTCCCCGTGGTCGGCTTCTTCACCGCGAGTGCCGCGTTCCTGCTGATCCACATGTCCTTTCTCGGCGTGCGCAAGCCGGTCTGGCTGATCGCCGTCACCGCCGGGCTGCTGCTGGTCGCCTGGGCCGTGTTCGAGTGGTTCCTGAACGTGCCCCTGCCGCACGGCATGATCTATTGAGGCGCCGATGTTCGACCTGATCATCGCAGGCATGGGTGACGCGTTCGAGCCCATGAACCTGCTGCTCGTCTTCGCCGGCGCCGTCCTCGGCACGGTGTTCGGCGCCACGCCCGGCGTGTCCGCCACGCTCAGCATGGCGCTGCTCGTTCCGCTGACCTTCGGCATGACGCCGGTGCACGGCCTGTCCTTCCTGGGCGGCGTCTATTGCGGCGCCATCTACGGCGGCTCGATCTCCAGCATCCTGATCAACGTGCCCGGCACGCCCGCCGCCGTCGCGACGATGCTCGACGGCTACGAACTGACCAAGAAGGGGCAGGCCGGCAAGGCGCTGGGCGGTGCGATCACCGCCTCGTTCTTCGGCGGCCAGATCGGCGTGCTGGTGCTGCTGGTCG harbors:
- a CDS encoding tripartite tricarboxylate transporter TctB family protein; amino-acid sequence: MTASDLRVAVTVALLAGYALLVPVVGFFTASAAFLLIHMSFLGVRKPVWLIAVTAGLLLVAWAVFEWFLNVPLPHGMIY